Sequence from the Burkholderia sp. GAS332 genome:
CGACGACATATCCGCAAACGCCTTGAATTCCAGCGCGTTACCCGACGGATCGAGGAAGAACATCGTCGCCTGTTCGCCGACCTCACCCTTGAAGCGCACGTGCGGTTCGATGATGAAGTCGATACCGGCCTTCTGCAGCTTATCCGCGGCGGCCTGCCATTGTTCCATCGACAGCACCGCGCCGAAGTGGCGCACCGGCACCGCGTCGCCGTCGACCTTGCTGGTTTGACGGTGGCCGATTTCCTCGGGCGCAAGGTGCGCGACGATCTGATGGCCGTAGAAGTTGAAGTCGACCCAGTCCGGCGAACTGCGCCCTTCCGGACAGCCGAGCAACGCGCCATAGAACTCGCGTGCGGCGGCGAGGCTATGCACAGGAAACGCCAGATGGAACGGCGGCAAAACGGTTTCAGCAACGCTCATGATGGGAAAACTCGCGGAAAGGAAAGTGGGTTCGTGTATCGGCCAATGATGCGGCCAATGAAGCGGCCCGTGAAGGCGCACGCGTGAGGCAAATTTTAACCACGACTAAAAATGGTGAAAAACGATATATATTTGATCTGACCAACACCAAAATCGATCAATCGACGATGCTCAGCGAACTCAAGACCTTTATCGCCGTCAGCCAGTACGGCACCTTTTCCGGCGCGGGCGCGCGCATCGGCCTGACCCAATCCGCCGTGAGCGCGCAGATGCAGCGGCTCGAGACGGAGCTCGGTTTCGCGCTGTTCGACCGCACGGGCCGCTCCGCCACGCTCAACGACGCCGGCCGCGAAACGCTCGCCCTCGCCGAAGAAATGATGACGCTGTACGCACGGCTCTCGGAACGCGGCGCGGGCGCGGCCGAAAGCGGCATGCTGCGGGTCGGGGCGATCGCATCCGCGCAAGTGTCGTTTCTCGCCGACGCGCTGGCCCGCTTTCGCGACGACCGCCCCGGCTGGCGGATTCGCGTCGTGCCCGGGGTGTCGCTGGGTTTGCTCGGGCAGGTGGATTCGGGCGAACTCGATCTCGCCGTCATTATCAAACCGCCGTTCGCGCTGCCGTCAGAACTCGAATGGCGCACGCTCGTCACCGAGCCGTTCGTGCTGCTGGTGCCCAAGGCGCTTGCGCGGGGCAAGCGGTCCTGGCGCGAGCTGCTCGTGAGCGAACCGTTTATCCGCTACGACCGCGGGTCGTTCGGCGGCAGGCTGGTCGACGGTTTTCTGCGGCGCGCGCGGCTGAATGTGCACGACGTGATCGAACTGGACGAGTTGCAGGGTATCGCGCAACTGGTCGCGCGCGGCATCGGCGTGGCGCTGATTCCGAACACGGCGGGACTCGGCAAGTGGCCCGCCAACGTCGCTGCTCTCGAACTCGGCGACGCGACGTTTCGCCGTGAAATCGGGCTCGTGCAGCGTCCGCGGCATAGCCGCCAGGCGGTAGCGGGGGCACTGGCCGATTGCATTGGTACGGCGGCGGGGGCCGGAGCGGCGCGGCCAGGCTGAGTTTGCGGCGTTGTCGGCGTTGTCGGCGTTGTCGGTGTTGTCGGTGTCACCAGAGTAATCGGTGTCACCTGCCCTACCTGCCTTGGCGGGTTAGCCCGCCAACACCCGATTGTGCTGTTACGCAGGCCATCAACTGTATCTGTGAGATTGGCACGCGGGCGAGCAGAATCGTCGCTCGCGCATCGATCCGCGCTGTTCGCCTGTGCCGCAACGAGCGGCACGGTTTGCCCGCCGCCGAGGTTCACCAGCCCATGACCGCCAGTTCCTTCCTCACCGCCGATGTCCTGATTGCCTATAGCGCCTACTTCGTCGGCACGGCGAGCCCGGGGCCGAGCAATCTCGCGATCATGTCGCTCGCCATGAGCGCCGGCAGAAAATCCGCGCTCACCTTCGCGCTCGGCGTGGTGTCCGGTTCGTTCTTCTGGGCATTGCTGGCGTCGCTCGGTTTGTCGGCGGTACTCGCCACTTACTCGGAATGTCTGGTGGCGATCAAGATTGCCGGCGGACTTTATCTGCTGTGGCTCGGCTTCAAATCCGCGCGCTCCGCCTTCAGCGCGGAAAAGCTGCCCACGAATACCGCACGCGAAGGCGAGCCGCTCAAACGGCTCTATCTGCGCGGCCTGCTGCTGCACCTCACCAATCCGAAAGCGATTCTGGTATGGCTGTCGATCGTTTCGCTCGCTATGTCGCCGGCAAGCGGCACGTCGCACACCGCGCCGGTGGTGCTCGGCTGCATGGTGATCGGCGTATCCGTGTTCAGCAGCTACGCGGTGCTGTTTTCAACCGCGTCAGCACGGCGCATCTACGTCGCGATCCGTCGCTGGCTGGATGGCTCGCTCGCGATCATGTTCGGCATTGCCGGGATCAAACTGCTGACTTCGAAAAGCTAGCTGCGCCTTCGGGGCGCGCCCGCTCTGCGATACTGTCACCTTGATGACTCGAGCAGAAGCACGAACACCATGAGCGGTGGCAACGACCTGAATCCGGCAGCAAAGCGCTCGCCATTACAAAAGCGGCTTTATCTGGCGGGCGCCCTCGTGCTGCTCGCCAGCCTGATCGCCGCGGTGATCATCTACGCAATGGCGCCGGCGCCAGATAGCGCCGTCTCGCAGTACGGCATCGCAGACCCACGCTATCAGATCGAATTGCAGCGCATCGGCGGCACCGCGGAAGTGCTGATGGCGCAGCTTCATCAGTGGTTCGACGGTCTTTGGCAGGGCACGGCGCTCGCGTATACGGTGGCCGTGCTTGGCGCCCTGCTCGCTGGTGCATGCTTTTTTATCGGCTACTACTTTGCCGATGAAGAGTCGCAGATCTGAAGCAATCCGCCGCGTCTGATCAAACAGGCGCTTATAACGCCTCCTTATAGCCCCTCGCTTACGACGCCTCTTTGTGCGTACCCGGCTGCTCCACGCCTGCCACGAGCAGCGCCTCATGCAAGGTGCTGAAAATGCGGTTTGCGCCGACGATCGGCGTGATCCCATGCCGATCCATATCCGAGCGCAGATACTGGTTCACGCGCGCAAAGATCACGTCGACGCCATTTTGCTTAAGCGTCTCGCACAACTCGCCGACTGAACGCGCCGCCGAATAGTCGAGGTCGGTGATCGCGCCGGAGTCGATCACTAACCAGCGCACCGGGCTCGGCGCATGATCGACCAAGCTGCGGACGTCGTCGACGAAAAAGTGGTCGTTCGCGTAGAACAGATCGGCGCCGAAGCGATAGACGATCAGCCCCGGCGCGGTCTGGAGTCCGGGCGCGGCCGGCACCGGCGCCCAGATGCCGCCTTCGCTGGGCACGAGAATCATGGTGTGCGGCTGGTAACTGTGCCGCACATGCCGCAGCAGCGATAACGCCACCGCCACCAGAATGCCGTGCTCGACACCGATCAGCACCACCGCCGCCGCGGTGAACACGGCCAGCGTGAACTCCCCGGGACTTTCTTGCCGGATCGAAAACAACGTCTTCAGATTGATCAGGCCGATTGCGATCGTAAACACGATGCTGGCCAGAATGCAGTGCGGCAGGTACTGCAGAAAACGGCTGAAAAACAGCAGCACCACGACCACCACTACAGCGAATACGATCTGCGCGAACTGGCTGCGCGCGCCGGCGCGATCGGCCATGGCGGTTTGCGTCGGACTGCCATTCACCACGAAGGCGCCGGAAAACGCCGCTACGGCGTTGGCGGCGGCAATACCCAGCAAATCGGCATTGGTATCGACGGTTTCGTGATAACGCTCGGCGAATACGCGGCTCGCGGCGGCGCTTTGCGCAACGATCATCACGAAACACGAGGCCGCGACCGGCAGCAGATCGAGCATTTGCGTCCACGTGACCGTGGGCATGCGCAGCGCCGGCAGTCCGCCGGCCACCGGCCCCAGTATGGCAATACCGTGCGCAGCGAAGCCGTAGACATCGCTTGCAGCGATACCCGCCACCACCGCGATCAACGGCACCGGTACACGAGGTAAAAACCGCTTGCAAACCAGAATGGCGACCACCACCAGCGCGGAGATGGCGAGCGTCGGCAGATTGATCTGCGCCGACTCGCGCACCACGAGCGCGACTTGGGCGACGCTACTCGCGCCATGCCCGGGTATGCCGAACATGTCGCCCAGCATCGCAATGCCGACCTGCACGCCGACGCCGGCGAGGAAGCCGACCAGCACCGTGCGCGAGAGAAAGTCAGCGAGAAAACCGAGCTTGAAGATCCGCGCGATGAACAGGAGCGCGGCGGTGAGCAAGGCGACCATCCCGGCGAGTGCCGCATACTCGGCGCTCGATGCCGGCGCCATGGTCGAGAGCCGGCTGGCGAAAATGGTGGCGGTGGCGGAATCGGCCGCTACGATGAGGTGCCGCGATGCGCCGAAGAATGCGAACGCGATAAGCGGCAGAAAGGCGGTGTAAAGGCCCGTAACGGCCGGCATGCCGGCGATGCGTGCGTAGCCGAGCACCTGCGGAATGTCCATCGACGCCAGTTGCACGCCGGCCAGCGCATCGCGCGCCGCCGCGGCACGGCTCAAAGGAAGGACGCCCTTCAATACGCCAAGGCGTGTCGTAATATTTGCCAGAAAATCTCGCATGCGCGATGGTGCCCCTAACTAAGGTTATCGCGCATCGTGCCGTGACTCGGCACACAAAGGCAAGGATTGCGGCTTTGATTGGCTAAAGAAACGGGTAAAACTAGCCATGACGCCGAACCCGCCACTGAAACCGCCCTACTTTGGCTTAACGCTTGAACTGCCCTGTCAGCGGATCCACATGCCGCGCGAAACCGAACAGCGCGGCGATGCAGATCGGACAGGCGATGATGAACACGGCCAACATCTTGCACCCCGTAACAAATTGTTACTGCCAAGTTTAAGCGATTGCCGTGCGAATTGAATGAGGGAAAACGCAAAACACTGTTGCGGAGCATTACGAAGTCGTTACTACCGTACGGCACGTGGCTCGTGAAAAAACATCTGAAAACGCGGCAAATAGCACAAAAAATGTGCGCTCGAGACGACGCGCTATGATGCGCAAACCTTTGCCCGCCTACAAACCAGTTACGCCATGTACACATCCACTTTCATCTTCGCAACCAGGCAGTTGGACGAACGCTTCTACCGGCTCGACGAGACCATCGCCACCGCCGCCAAAGCCATTCCCGGCTATCTCGGCGAAGAGGCGTGGGAAAACGCGTCGACTGGACTGACGTCGAATGTCTACTACTGGGCCTCGCTCGACGCGCTGCAGGCCTTGATGCAGCACCCCGCGCATCTGGAAGCGAAAGCGGCGCAGGCAAACTGGCTCGATGGTTACCAGGTGATCATCTCTGAAGTGCTGCGCACCTACGGCGATGCAGGCTTCGCGCATCCCGCAGCGGCCCATCAAACGCAAGATGGACCGCCCGCGCGAGCCGCGTCGCCCGCACCATGAATGTGCAGCCCTACTTCGCTTCCTTGAACAGCACCACCCCGGCGAAACTCACTAGCCCGCACGCCAGCACATACCACGCCGGCGCGTAAAAACTACCCGACATGCGCCACAACGCGCTGACGATCAACTGCGCGAAGCCGCCGAAAAGCGTCACGCCCAACGCGTAGATGATGCCGAGCGAGGTTGCCCTCACTTCCGGTTGAAACGCTTCGAGAATCAGCACGAACCCCGCTGGGCTCGAAAGCGTCATCAAGCCGATCAACACGAATACGACCAGCACCACCGTGTAGATCGACGGCCAGGTCTTAATCGCGTAGAACGCCGGCAGCAGCACGGCCAGCGAGACCACCGACGCCGCGTACAGCAAAGTCTTGCGACGCGGCATGCGGTCCGCGAGGCGGCCGGCGAACGGCGAGCCGACCAGCAACACGAGGCCCGCCGTGCAACCGGCCAGCAGCGACACCGCGGCTGGCATGCCGGTCGTCATCGTCAGGAACGACGGCAGGAAAAACACAATCACATACATCGACGAGGTGCCGCCGATCACCAGCATCGTACCCGCCACGATCTGCCGCCATTCGATACGCGCTTTAGGCCGGCCCGCGTCAGGCCGGGCCGCTTTCGCTGCATGTGCGGGCGGCAAGGTCTCGTCGAGATGCTTGCGCAGATAGAAACCAAGCGGACCGATCAGCAGCCCGATCAGAAACGGCACGCGCCATCCCCATGCAAGCAAGTCCTCGTGCGAGAGGCTGCGCGAGAGCGTCGCCGCCACCAGTGCGCCGACCAGCGCCGCGCCGCCCTGCGAGGCCATCTGCCAGCTCACCAGCGAACCGCGCCGCCCCGCGCTGCCCGACTCCATCAGCAAGGTGGTCGCCGCGCCCACTTCTCCGCCCGCCGAAAAGCCTTGCAGCAAACGGCCCAGCACGATGATCGCCGGCGCGGCCAGACCGATCGTCGCGTAAGTCGGCGCGAGGCCGATCATGCCCGTGCCGAGCGCCATCAGCGAAACGGTGAGCACGAGGGCCTGCTTGCGGCCCACGCGGTCGGCATACGCGCCGATCACAATACTGCCGAGCGGCCGCACGACAAAGCCGACGCCGAACGTTGCGAGCGACATCATCAGCGCGCCCACGTCGCTGCCGGCCGGAAAGAACAGCTTGCCAATCAGCGCGGCGAAGAAGCTATAGACCGTGAAGTCGAAGAACTCGAGGCCGTTGCCGAGCGCCGCGGCGAAGACAGTCCGGCGCGACGCGTGCCGCTCTTTCACGTCGGCCGCCTCGGTCGCGGCAGCACTCGCGGTATGTTGGATTGCATTCATGGGGAGACTCACGCCTAGAAGTTGTGATACATGCCCAGCGACACGGTGACTGGCGTCGTGCCGAGTTCCGGTGCGGTGCTGCCGGTTTGTGTCGGCAGCGGATTATTGTTCAGCAGTACGGTGGAAATGCCGTAGTTACGGATGAAGCCGGCGCGCGCGTAGAGCCCCGTGCGTTTGGAGAGGGTGTAGTCGTAGCCGAGCATCACGCCGAATGCCGAATCTTTCGCGGGATTATTTGCCGAGTCGTGCACGCCGGACGTATCGCGATACACCACCGAAGCGCGGAACGCGTTGCGCCCGACCGGCCAGATGGTGCCGAGCGTATAGACGCGCGCGATGCCGTCGTTGGCGAGCTTCGGCGCGTACTGGTTGAACGCGCCGGACAGCACGATCTTGCCGGTGTCATAGACCACGCCGAGGCCGTACAGATCGTTGCGCACGGTGGTCGTGCCGCCTGTTCCGGTTGCGCCCCACACCTGGTTGTAGGTGCCCGTCACGTAAGTCGTGCCGTCATACCACTGCAACAGCGCGCCCTGCGCCGCCGCGGTCGGCGACTGGCCGGCCACGTTGCTCGGCGCGTACATCAGTTCCGTGCTGAAGCCGGCAAAGCTCGGCGACAGGTACGTGATCGCGTTGTTCACCCGCGCGGCCAGTTGCGTCGCGCCGGCGCCGAGGTCGCTGTTGTAGCCGAAGCCCTTCGGTGTCTGCACGACCGCCGTGCCGAGCCACGTATAAGCCGAATTGGTGCCCACCGTGCCGAACACATCGACGAAAAGTGGCAAACCCGTGCCGATCTGCTTGCCGAAACGCACGCGGCCATAAGTCGACGAGTTCAGCCCCACCCATGCCTCGCGATTGAAGAACGACGTGTTGTCCTGCATGGCGCCGCTATTGGCGAGAAAGCCGTTTTCCAGATTGAATTCGGCGCGCAGGCCACCGCCTAGATCTTCCCGTCCGAAGAGGCCGAATTTCGAGGTCCATTCGCCGCCGCTCTGGGTCTGCACCAGCGACTTGCCACCCACGGTCTGATAGTTGATGCCCATATCGACCGACCCGTACAGCGCCACGCCTTCGCGCAGGCTGCCGTTGAACTCCGGCAGTGCGCTCAGCAAGGTCATCTGATACGGCTCGGCGTCCGCTGTCCCCGTCCCGAGCGTCAGCAGTGCCGCGCTCATTGCGATGCATTTTTTCATGGGTCTCCCTACTCCTCGCGTGCGTTTGATGGATTGATGTCTGGAAATGAAGTGCAAAACTGAACCGAAGATTCCAGCGCGCTGGACGCCGGATCGAAACCCGGCGCGCGGACCGTGCTCAGGCAGCGCTCAAGCAACACTCAAGCAGCGCTCGGCGAGTCCGACGAAGTAAGCCGCACCCCAGCTGATCGCCGCGTCGTTGAAGTCGTATGCCGGGTTGTGGACCGCGCAACCGCCTTTCGAGTCGACGCCGTTGCCGAGCACCACGTAGCAGCCCGGCACCACTTCGGTCATCCACGAAAAGTCTTCGCTGCCCATCACCGCATCGGGCATGAGCGTGTAGCCCGCTGGGCCGACCAGGGCTTCGATGGTTTCGATCGCGAGGTCGGCCGCGCCGCGATGATTGACGAGCGGACGGGAGATCTGCTTGTAGTCGACTTCAGCCGTCGCGCCGTAGGTTTGCGCCTGAAACTGCGCGATGCTGCGGATCCGCGCTTCGACCTTGTCGCGCGTGTCCAAATCGAGGGCGCGCACCGAGAGTTTCAGCGTCGCGGTTTCGGGGATCACGTTGGGTGCGGTGCCGGCATGGATCGCGCCGACTGTCACGACGGCTGCGCGGGTCGGCTCGATGTTGCGCGCGACGATCGATTGCAAGGCCAGCACGATGTTGGCCGCCGCGACGATCGGATCGCAGCCTAACTGCGGCATCGCGCCATGGGTGCCCTTACCGGTCACGGTGATCGTCACCGAATCGGACGAGGCCATCATGCAGCCGTGGCGCAGCGCGAAATGGCCGACCGGCAGGCCGGGCGCGTTGTGCAGCGCGAACACCTGGTCGCACGGAAAACGCGTAAAGAGACCGTCCGCGATCATCTTCGAGGCACCACCCAGGCCCTCTTCCGCGGGCTGGAAGATCACGTTCAGCGTGCCGTCGAATTCGCCCCGGCTGGCGAGGCGGTGCGCGGCCGCCAGCAGGATCGCGGTGTGGCCGTCGTGACCGCACGCATGCATGGTCTGCGCGACGGTGCTCGCGTACGGCAGGCCGGTGGCTTCCTGGATCGGCAGCGCGTCCATGTCGGCGCGCAGGCCGAGCGTGCGGCTCGACGTGCCGCGCCGAAGTTGGCCGACCACGCCCGTGCCGCCGACACCCGTCGTCACTTCATAGCCCCACGCCGCGAGTTTTCGGGCGACCAGTTCGGCGGTGCGCGTTTCAGCAAAGCCGAGTTCGGGATGCGCGTGGATATCGCGGCGAATCGCGATGAATTCGTGTTCGGTCTCGCGCAGTTCGGCGAGAAGCTGGGGAAAAGACTGCGTCATTCGTTGTGCTCCGATTAAGCCGGCTGTCGTTTCGCAACCGTCGAAGCAAAGCGTAAAGATCCGGCCCGAAAACAAATAAGCACAAATTTTGATGCGCATAACTGCCAGTGCTATATTCCGCATCATGAAAATTCATCATCTGCGAGCGCTGGTTGCTATTGCCTCGACCGGCAGCATCAACGGCGCGGCCAAAGCGCTGTTCGTGACGCAACCGGCCATCACAAAGGCGGTGCGGGAACTGGAGACGGAATTCGGCGTGCGGCTGCTGGAGCGCAACCCGTGGGGCGTCGTGCCCACGGCCGAAGGCGCGGCGCTGGTGAGCCGGGCGCGCACGGTGGTGCGCGAGATGGAGCGCGCCGAGGAGGATATGGCGCATCTGAAGGGGCTGCGCGACGGCAGCCTGGTGATCGGTATCACGCCGATTGTCGGCACCACGGGACTTGCCGAGGCCTTCGTCGAATTCCGCAAACGCTGGCCGATGGTGACGCTGGAGTTTCGCGAACTGGGTTTCAACCAGTTGCACGAGCAACTCCGCAATCGCACGCTGGATCTGGCATTCGCCGCATTCGCGCGACCGGTGAGCGATCTGGGCAGCGTCAAGCGGATGGTCTCGTTCGAAACCGTATTCGTGACGCGCGCGCAGAGTCCCTATGCGGACGCGGCGTCGCTCGAGGCAGTGCAGGAAGCCGAGTGGATTCACACCGACGTGACGGACAACTACCCGGGCTTTATCCGCGCGATGTTCGAATGCGCCGGGCTCACGCCGCCCCGGCGGATCACGCGCTGCACATCGTACGCGCTGTTTTACAGCCTGACGATCAGCACCGACGCGATCTTCGCTTGGACCACCCATTCGCTCGAAGAAACCGCGCTCGGGCAGAGTTTCGTGCGCCTCGCACTGCCGGTCGCGCCGCCGCCGTTGCAGTTGTATCTGATGTCGCCGCAAGAGTCCCAATTGACGCGGCCGGCGGAATATTTCGTCCACTGCATCGAGCAGGCGATTGGGCCGTTGTTGAGGGGGCCGGTGGTGGGCGAAGGGGCTTGAAGTGATTTGCAGGGCGTTTTCGCCAGTGGTCCACGCCTTCATTTGTCCGATACTTCAGGCATAAATTCAAAATTTGACTAAAATATTGGACAAAATATTGATAACTGCGTGGCATCAGCCGCCCATCTGGCATTCTGGGCCTCCTTATTTGTCCGATACTTTTGACATATTCAATATATTTGCCTAATCTATCGGACATGCCTCGCACTTTTAAACGTCCCTTTCCGTCGGTCGAGAAGCAGATGTGTGCGCTCGGCGAACGGCTGAAACTCGCCCGTCTGCGACGTGAACTCCCAACCGTTCTGTTCGCCGAAAGGCTGGGCATTTCGCGCGACACGTTGAGCCGCCTCGAGAAAGGTGATCCGAATATCGCGCTCGGTACCTATATGCGAGCGCTTCGCGTGTTGGGCCTCGACAAGGACATGGACGCCATCGCCCGCGACGACGAACTCGGCCGCAAGTTGCAGGATCTCAAGTTGCCGGGTCAGAGAAAACCGCGTGCGAACACGTCCGGGACCGCTGCTATCAAAACAGGGCAGCCGGCAAAAAAACACTCGAAGAAATCTGATGGTCAGCAATAAACCTCGAGATGCGTTCAAGGTATTTCTCGACGCAACCGAACTGAGCAGCATGCAGCAGGTCGGCACCTTGTATCGCCAGACCACACGCACCGACTTGCCTGCATCGTTTGCCTATGCGAGCAGCTGGGTAGACGGACGTCATGCATTCATGCTCGACCCGCGCCTCGAGTTATGGACCGACGAGCAATATCCGCCTGCGAAGTCCGCCGCATTCGGCGTCTTCATGGACTCAGCGCCGGATCGCTGGGGCCGCGTGCTGATGGAGCGCCGCGAGGCCGCGGCGGCAGATCGTGAAGACCGGCCTATGCGTAATTTGCAGGAAATCGATTTCCTGCTGGGCGTACACGATCTGACGCGAGTCGGCGCGCTGCGGTTTCAGGGCGTGGAGGGACATTTTCTCGACAACAGTGCCGATGCCGCGCCGCCGGTCACCGATCTCGCGACCCTGGCGTATATCAGCCTGCGCATCGAAGAGGCGGATATCGAGAAACTGC
This genomic interval carries:
- a CDS encoding Helix-turn-helix domain-containing protein, with translation MPRTFKRPFPSVEKQMCALGERLKLARLRRELPTVLFAERLGISRDTLSRLEKGDPNIALGTYMRALRVLGLDKDMDAIARDDELGRKLQDLKLPGQRKPRANTSGTAAIKTGQPAKKHSKKSDGQQ
- a CDS encoding Predicted arabinose efflux permease, MFS family, with protein sequence MNAIQHTASAAATEAADVKERHASRRTVFAAALGNGLEFFDFTVYSFFAALIGKLFFPAGSDVGALMMSLATFGVGFVVRPLGSIVIGAYADRVGRKQALVLTVSLMALGTGMIGLAPTYATIGLAAPAIIVLGRLLQGFSAGGEVGAATTLLMESGSAGRRGSLVSWQMASQGGAALVGALVAATLSRSLSHEDLLAWGWRVPFLIGLLIGPLGFYLRKHLDETLPPAHAAKAARPDAGRPKARIEWRQIVAGTMLVIGGTSSMYVIVFFLPSFLTMTTGMPAAVSLLAGCTAGLVLLVGSPFAGRLADRMPRRKTLLYAASVVSLAVLLPAFYAIKTWPSIYTVVLVVFVLIGLMTLSSPAGFVLILEAFQPEVRATSLGIIYALGVTLFGGFAQLIVSALWRMSGSFYAPAWYVLACGLVSFAGVVLFKEAK
- a CDS encoding high affinity sulphate transporter 1, producing MRDFLANITTRLGVLKGVLPLSRAAAARDALAGVQLASMDIPQVLGYARIAGMPAVTGLYTAFLPLIAFAFFGASRHLIVAADSATATIFASRLSTMAPASSAEYAALAGMVALLTAALLFIARIFKLGFLADFLSRTVLVGFLAGVGVQVGIAMLGDMFGIPGHGASSVAQVALVVRESAQINLPTLAISALVVVAILVCKRFLPRVPVPLIAVVAGIAASDVYGFAAHGIAILGPVAGGLPALRMPTVTWTQMLDLLPVAASCFVMIVAQSAAASRVFAERYHETVDTNADLLGIAAANAVAAFSGAFVVNGSPTQTAMADRAGARSQFAQIVFAVVVVVVLLFFSRFLQYLPHCILASIVFTIAIGLINLKTLFSIRQESPGEFTLAVFTAAAVVLIGVEHGILVAVALSLLRHVRHSYQPHTMILVPSEGGIWAPVPAAPGLQTAPGLIVYRFGADLFYANDHFFVDDVRSLVDHAPSPVRWLVIDSGAITDLDYSAARSVGELCETLKQNGVDVIFARVNQYLRSDMDRHGITPIVGANRIFSTLHEALLVAGVEQPGTHKEAS
- a CDS encoding Outer membrane protein (porin), whose translation is MKKCIAMSAALLTLGTGTADAEPYQMTLLSALPEFNGSLREGVALYGSVDMGINYQTVGGKSLVQTQSGGEWTSKFGLFGREDLGGGLRAEFNLENGFLANSGAMQDNTSFFNREAWVGLNSSTYGRVRFGKQIGTGLPLFVDVFGTVGTNSAYTWLGTAVVQTPKGFGYNSDLGAGATQLAARVNNAITYLSPSFAGFSTELMYAPSNVAGQSPTAAAQGALLQWYDGTTYVTGTYNQVWGATGTGGTTTVRNDLYGLGVVYDTGKIVLSGAFNQYAPKLANDGIARVYTLGTIWPVGRNAFRASVVYRDTSGVHDSANNPAKDSAFGVMLGYDYTLSKRTGLYARAGFIRNYGISTVLLNNNPLPTQTGSTAPELGTTPVTVSLGMYHNF
- a CDS encoding Threonine/homoserine/homoserine lactone efflux protein, yielding MTASSFLTADVLIAYSAYFVGTASPGPSNLAIMSLAMSAGRKSALTFALGVVSGSFFWALLASLGLSAVLATYSECLVAIKIAGGLYLLWLGFKSARSAFSAEKLPTNTAREGEPLKRLYLRGLLLHLTNPKAILVWLSIVSLAMSPASGTSHTAPVVLGCMVIGVSVFSSYAVLFSTASARRIYVAIRRWLDGSLAIMFGIAGIKLLTSKS
- a CDS encoding Heme-degrading monooxygenase HmoA; amino-acid sequence: MYTSTFIFATRQLDERFYRLDETIATAAKAIPGYLGEEAWENASTGLTSNVYYWASLDALQALMQHPAHLEAKAAQANWLDGYQVIISEVLRTYGDAGFAHPAAAHQTQDGPPARAASPAP
- a CDS encoding transcriptional regulator, LysR family, with product MLSELKTFIAVSQYGTFSGAGARIGLTQSAVSAQMQRLETELGFALFDRTGRSATLNDAGRETLALAEEMMTLYARLSERGAGAAESGMLRVGAIASAQVSFLADALARFRDDRPGWRIRVVPGVSLGLLGQVDSGELDLAVIIKPPFALPSELEWRTLVTEPFVLLVPKALARGKRSWRELLVSEPFIRYDRGSFGGRLVDGFLRRARLNVHDVIELDELQGIAQLVARGIGVALIPNTAGLGKWPANVAALELGDATFRREIGLVQRPRHSRQAVAGALADCIGTAAGAGAARPG
- a CDS encoding transcriptional regulator, LysR family, which encodes MKIHHLRALVAIASTGSINGAAKALFVTQPAITKAVRELETEFGVRLLERNPWGVVPTAEGAALVSRARTVVREMERAEEDMAHLKGLRDGSLVIGITPIVGTTGLAEAFVEFRKRWPMVTLEFRELGFNQLHEQLRNRTLDLAFAAFARPVSDLGSVKRMVSFETVFVTRAQSPYADAASLEAVQEAEWIHTDVTDNYPGFIRAMFECAGLTPPRRITRCTSYALFYSLTISTDAIFAWTTHSLEETALGQSFVRLALPVAPPPLQLYLMSPQESQLTRPAEYFVHCIEQAIGPLLRGPVVGEGA
- a CDS encoding hippurate hydrolase yields the protein MTQSFPQLLAELRETEHEFIAIRRDIHAHPELGFAETRTAELVARKLAAWGYEVTTGVGGTGVVGQLRRGTSSRTLGLRADMDALPIQEATGLPYASTVAQTMHACGHDGHTAILLAAAHRLASRGEFDGTLNVIFQPAEEGLGGASKMIADGLFTRFPCDQVFALHNAPGLPVGHFALRHGCMMASSDSVTITVTGKGTHGAMPQLGCDPIVAAANIVLALQSIVARNIEPTRAAVVTVGAIHAGTAPNVIPETATLKLSVRALDLDTRDKVEARIRSIAQFQAQTYGATAEVDYKQISRPLVNHRGAADLAIETIEALVGPAGYTLMPDAVMGSEDFSWMTEVVPGCYVVLGNGVDSKGGCAVHNPAYDFNDAAISWGAAYFVGLAERCLSVA